A genome region from Staphylococcus capitis subsp. capitis includes the following:
- a CDS encoding iron ABC transporter permease has product MLQHYSKLLFLISFILLCVTLYISFIVGTIPITFKDILNQLTTGHVSNVETIIDLRLPRIIIALCVGAMLSVSGALLQAVLQNPLAEAQLLGVSSGALVMRMILVLMTPHLFFVIPLLSFIGGMIPFLLLFLLSLKFNFQPTRMILIGVAMYAMLTGLLDLFAQNPFLKIPQGLTMKTWNDVKIIVISASIGLVITLLLISKVNLLALEDKQANNLGFHITKYRLIIGGVAVFLASASSAIVGPLTFVGLIIPHIVRKLIGSNYKKVIPLSMILGGWFVVATDLLGRTLHPPLEIPANVIMMLIGGPVLIYLICKGAINDAN; this is encoded by the coding sequence ATGTTACAACACTATTCTAAATTACTCTTTTTAATTTCATTTATTCTCCTATGCGTAACATTATATATATCATTTATTGTTGGCACGATACCAATTACGTTTAAAGATATTTTAAACCAACTTACCACTGGTCATGTGTCTAATGTTGAGACAATTATTGATTTAAGATTACCTAGAATTATAATCGCTTTATGCGTCGGTGCGATGCTCTCGGTGTCTGGGGCATTATTGCAAGCAGTTTTGCAAAATCCTTTAGCTGAGGCGCAACTACTTGGTGTTTCATCAGGAGCACTGGTCATGCGTATGATTCTAGTGTTGATGACACCCCATTTATTTTTTGTAATACCTTTACTTAGTTTTATAGGGGGAATGATACCTTTTTTATTATTATTTCTCTTAAGTTTGAAATTCAACTTTCAACCGACACGTATGATATTAATCGGTGTAGCGATGTATGCGATGCTTACAGGATTACTTGATTTATTTGCGCAGAATCCATTTTTGAAAATTCCTCAAGGTTTAACCATGAAAACATGGAACGACGTTAAAATTATTGTGATATCAGCGAGTATAGGCTTAGTGATTACATTGCTATTAATATCTAAAGTTAATTTATTAGCTTTAGAGGACAAGCAAGCTAACAATTTAGGTTTTCACATTACTAAATATAGATTAATCATTGGGGGCGTTGCTGTATTTCTAGCGAGTGCTTCTTCTGCAATTGTAGGACCGTTAACTTTTGTAGGTTTAATTATTCCACATATTGTGCGTAAGTTAATCGGAAGTAATTATAAAAAAGTGATACCACTATCAATGATTTTAGGTGGGTGGTTTGTTGTTGCTACTGATTTATTAGGTAGAACGTTACATCCACCACTCGAAATACCAGCGAATGTCATTATGATGCTTATAGGTGGGCCAGTCTTAATTTATCTTATCTGTAAGGGAGCGATTAATGATGCGAATTAA
- the isdE gene encoding heme ABC transporter substrate-binding protein IsdE produces the protein MRITRILITIITFIVLLSGCETDDSNKKKDKAESKDVRIVPTTVALTMTLDKLDLPIVGKPTSYKKLPDRYKNVPEVGQPMEPSVEAVKKVNPTHVLSVSTIKDEMKPFYKQLNMKGYFYDYDSLDGMEKSITELGKQFNREKKAKELNNHLNSVKSNIESKVAKQKKHPKVLILTGIPGSYLVATDKSYIGDLVKIAGGENVIQDHSKQYISSNTEHLVNVNPDIILRLPHGMPDEVKKMFQKEFKQNDIWKHFKAVKTHQVYDLEEVPFGITANVDADDAMTQLYNLFYKK, from the coding sequence ATGAGAATAACTCGAATATTGATTACTATCATAACATTTATCGTTTTACTCAGTGGTTGCGAGACGGATGATAGCAATAAAAAGAAAGATAAAGCTGAATCGAAGGATGTTCGTATCGTACCTACTACCGTCGCATTAACTATGACATTAGACAAGTTAGATTTACCTATTGTAGGTAAGCCAACCTCTTATAAAAAGTTACCAGATCGTTATAAAAATGTTCCGGAAGTCGGACAACCTATGGAACCAAGTGTTGAGGCAGTAAAAAAGGTTAATCCCACACATGTTTTAAGTGTATCTACAATCAAAGATGAAATGAAGCCCTTTTATAAACAGTTAAACATGAAAGGTTACTTCTATGATTACGATAGTTTAGATGGTATGGAAAAATCGATTACTGAACTTGGTAAACAGTTTAATAGGGAGAAAAAGGCTAAAGAACTAAATAATCACCTTAATTCTGTGAAGTCTAATATTGAAAGTAAAGTTGCTAAACAAAAGAAACACCCTAAAGTACTTATTCTGACGGGTATACCTGGCAGTTATTTAGTAGCCACTGATAAATCATATATCGGTGATCTTGTGAAAATCGCTGGTGGGGAGAATGTGATACAAGATCATTCTAAACAGTATATTTCTTCTAATACTGAACATTTAGTCAATGTGAATCCCGATATTATATTAAGACTTCCTCACGGGATGCCAGATGAAGTAAAGAAAATGTTCCAAAAAGAATTTAAACAAAATGATATTTGGAAGCATTTTAAAGCAGTCAAGACTCATCAAGTTTATGATCTAGAGGAAGTGCCATTTGGTATCACCGCAAATGTAGACGCTGATGATGCGATGACACAGCTATATAATTTATTTTATAAAAAGTGA
- a CDS encoding ABC transporter ATP-binding protein yields MRIKGLHFQYKNGSEIIKDLSLTFSSNAITSIIGPNGCGKSTLLKLLSRNLKPSEGVIYLDELDLKTFSKKAFARMLATVPQKMNIPEEFTVRQYIELGRYSHESLLKKDVKKETIVQHILQQLNLVPLQNKKLASLSGGEAQRVFLATALVQEPRYILLDEPTTYLDIHYQYQVLDTIRNLKNYYQITFIMVLHDINQAIEYSDEVICLSDKGIIAQGAPHEVINEIILKEMYQIDTKIIKDRECGMIVCRKRVMTSND; encoded by the coding sequence ATGCGAATTAAGGGGCTTCATTTTCAATATAAAAATGGATCTGAAATTATAAAAGATTTGTCATTAACATTTAGCTCTAATGCAATCACTTCTATAATTGGACCGAATGGATGCGGTAAATCCACTTTATTAAAGTTACTTTCTCGTAATTTGAAGCCTTCAGAAGGTGTCATATATTTAGATGAGTTAGATTTGAAGACATTTAGTAAGAAAGCATTTGCGCGTATGCTTGCTACAGTACCTCAAAAGATGAATATACCTGAAGAATTCACTGTAAGACAATACATAGAACTTGGACGATATAGTCATGAAAGTTTGTTGAAGAAGGATGTTAAAAAAGAAACAATTGTTCAACACATTCTACAACAATTAAATTTAGTACCTCTTCAAAATAAAAAGTTGGCGTCTTTATCTGGAGGTGAAGCGCAAAGAGTATTTTTAGCAACTGCACTCGTGCAAGAACCACGTTACATCTTATTGGATGAACCAACAACATATTTAGATATTCATTATCAGTATCAAGTTTTAGATACTATTCGCAACTTAAAAAATTATTACCAAATCACTTTTATAATGGTACTTCATGACATCAATCAAGCAATAGAATATAGTGATGAAGTAATATGCTTAAGTGACAAAGGAATTATTGCGCAGGGTGCTCCTCATGAAGTTATTAATGAAATCATTTTAAAAGAAATGTATCAAATTGATACTAAAATTATTAAAGATAGAGAATGTGGCATGATTGTTTGTAGAAAAAGGGTGATGACTTCAAATGATTAA
- a CDS encoding NEAT domain-containing protein produces the protein MKHQHKKNTLISNNFFSIRKLKFGVASITLGSALVIGAHHEAQAAENNDSQATQNSTTLDQTSTNTNQSTQQDQSKPSKTVDSQNSNAQNSQSTTQNAQTTNASNNNSQSNELSQPLNFQVQKDKTNDVSHMDQYVQHPGKVIKKDDKYYFQITLDNASWWKSFRFFDESDTELPTTVVDNNTEKDTKTVNIEVTPGMNNIISKVHIVIPALKYDHEYTTHIELESVIPTIEDPEPTTDQDQAKQNDTLNDNQTDASKNQVDNEKPVAPANDTDKQDVKNDNQAKTDDSSKNQQADSSKKQDTTQKTSTSESNTTNKQDVKTDNQAKTDDSSKNQQADYSNKQDTTQKTSTSESNTSDKQDVKTDKQVKKDDTSKDKDQQVVSDKKQDTTQKPVAPANDTTKKQDVKINKQDKKDDTSKDQQPDADKKQDTTQEPSYQVSDTDKQKVKTNKQDKKDNKTHKDTYDPKPKKDQKHDNDTNKDHVKGKDSKATISNSSEVKDDSKSKSSKELPETGSQHESNNNGMVFSLIALLSSLLLLKRKNNKNI, from the coding sequence ATGAAACACCAACATAAGAAAAATACACTCATTTCAAATAATTTCTTTTCGATTAGAAAACTCAAATTTGGAGTTGCTTCAATCACATTAGGTTCAGCACTTGTTATTGGTGCACACCATGAAGCTCAAGCTGCTGAAAACAATGACAGTCAAGCTACTCAAAACTCTACTACTCTCGACCAAACTAGCACTAATACGAATCAATCAACTCAACAAGATCAGTCCAAACCATCCAAAACAGTTGATAGTCAGAATTCAAATGCACAAAATAGTCAATCTACGACTCAAAATGCGCAAACTACTAATGCATCAAATAATAATTCTCAGTCAAATGAACTTTCTCAACCTTTAAATTTCCAAGTTCAAAAAGATAAAACAAACGACGTTTCTCACATGGATCAATATGTGCAACACCCAGGTAAAGTCATTAAAAAAGATGATAAATACTATTTCCAAATTACTTTAGATAATGCCTCATGGTGGAAGAGTTTTCGATTTTTCGATGAAAGCGATACTGAATTACCTACTACTGTTGTAGATAATAATACTGAAAAAGATACTAAAACAGTTAATATAGAAGTAACGCCAGGCATGAATAATATTATTAGTAAAGTTCATATTGTAATACCAGCATTAAAATATGATCACGAATATACAACACATATTGAATTAGAAAGTGTCATTCCTACTATTGAGGATCCAGAGCCAACAACTGATCAAGACCAAGCTAAACAAAATGATACTTTAAATGACAACCAAACTGATGCTAGTAAAAATCAAGTTGATAATGAAAAACCAGTAGCGCCGGCAAACGATACTGATAAACAAGATGTGAAAAATGATAATCAAGCTAAAACAGACGATTCTTCTAAAAATCAACAAGCTGATTCTAGTAAGAAACAAGATACAACTCAAAAAACATCTACTTCAGAAAGCAATACTACAAATAAACAAGATGTAAAAACTGATAATCAAGCTAAAACAGACGATTCTTCTAAAAATCAACAAGCTGATTATAGTAATAAGCAAGATACAACTCAAAAAACATCTACTTCAGAAAGTAATACTTCTGATAAACAAGATGTAAAAACTGATAAGCAAGTTAAAAAAGACGATACTTCTAAAGATAAAGACCAACAAGTTGTTTCTGACAAAAAACAAGATACAACTCAAAAACCAGTAGCGCCGGCAAACGATACTACTAAAAAGCAAGATGTAAAAATTAATAAACAAGATAAAAAAGATGATACTTCTAAAGATCAACAACCTGATGCTGATAAAAAACAAGATACGACTCAAGAACCATCATATCAAGTAAGCGATACTGATAAACAAAAAGTAAAAACTAATAAACAAGATAAAAAAGACAATAAAACACATAAGGACACCTACGACCCTAAACCTAAGAAAGATCAGAAACATGATAACGATACTAATAAAGACCATGTAAAAGGTAAAGATTCTAAAGCAACCATATCTAATTCTTCTGAAGTTAAAGATGATAGTAAATCTAAATCTTCAAAAGAATTACCAGAAACTGGTTCACAGCATGAATCAAATAATAATGGAATGGTATTTAGTCTAATTGCCCTATTATCTTCATTACTCCTTCTTAAAAGAAAAAACAATAAAAATATCTAA
- a CDS encoding RNA methyltransferase, with protein MEQITSAQNNKIKNANKLKKKRDRDKTGLALIEGIHLIEEAYQSGIEITQLFVIEPDRTDEALLDYANEAYEINMKVAEALSGTVTPQGFFAVIEKPQYNEIEALQVLLIDRIQDPGNLGTLIRTADAAGIDLIVMEKGTADPYQDKVMRASQGSIFHIPVVIKDLATYITEFEGPVYGTALENAVSFKEIESQSQFALLLGNEGEGVNKDLLQRTTKNLIIPIYGKAESLNVAIAGSILLYQLKG; from the coding sequence ATGGAACAAATTACGTCTGCTCAAAATAATAAAATAAAAAATGCAAACAAGTTAAAAAAGAAACGTGATCGTGATAAGACAGGCCTAGCGTTAATAGAAGGAATACATCTTATTGAAGAAGCATATCAAAGTGGTATTGAGATAACGCAATTATTTGTGATAGAACCTGACAGAACAGATGAAGCACTACTGGATTACGCGAATGAAGCGTACGAAATTAATATGAAAGTGGCTGAAGCGCTTTCTGGTACGGTGACACCTCAAGGTTTCTTTGCAGTGATTGAAAAGCCACAATATAATGAAATAGAAGCGCTGCAAGTATTATTAATTGATCGTATTCAAGATCCAGGGAACTTAGGTACATTAATTCGTACTGCAGATGCTGCTGGTATAGATTTAATTGTAATGGAAAAGGGGACTGCAGACCCATATCAAGATAAGGTAATGAGAGCGAGTCAAGGTAGTATATTCCATATTCCTGTTGTTATTAAAGACTTAGCTACCTATATCACTGAATTTGAGGGGCCGGTGTATGGAACAGCACTTGAAAATGCAGTAAGTTTTAAAGAAATAGAATCACAATCACAATTCGCTTTATTATTAGGCAACGAAGGTGAAGGTGTTAACAAAGATTTGTTACAACGAACTACTAAAAATCTGATTATACCAATTTATGGTAAAGCTGAGAGTTTAAATGTTGCCATTGCAGGTAGTATATTACTCTACCAGTTGAAAGGTTGA
- the pheS gene encoding phenylalanine--tRNA ligase subunit alpha, which yields MTQNDTMAELKQQALVDINEADNERALQDVKVKYLGKKGSVSGLMKNMKDLPNEEKPAYGQKVNELRQTIQNKLDERQKLLKEEKLNQQLAEETIDVTLPSRHIEIGSKHPLTRTVEEIEDLFLGLGYEIVDGYEVEQDYYNFEALNLPKSHPARDMQDSFYITEEILMRTHTSPVQARTMEKRGGQGPVKIICPGKVYRRDSDDATHSHQFTQIEGLVIDKNIKMSDLKGTLELLAKKLFGADREIRLRPSYFPFTEPSVEVDVSCFKCKGEGCNVCKHTGWIEILGAGMVHPNVLEMAGFDSNEYSGFAFGMGPDRIAMLKYGIEDIRHFYTNDVRFLDQFKAVEDRGDQ from the coding sequence ATGACTCAAAATGATACGATGGCGGAATTAAAACAACAAGCTCTCGTTGATATTAATGAAGCAGATAATGAACGTGCATTACAAGATGTGAAAGTTAAGTATTTAGGTAAAAAAGGTTCAGTAAGTGGTTTAATGAAAAATATGAAAGATTTACCTAATGAAGAAAAACCTGCATATGGTCAAAAAGTAAATGAATTGCGTCAAACAATTCAGAATAAATTAGATGAAAGACAGAAGTTGTTAAAAGAAGAGAAATTAAATCAACAGCTTGCTGAGGAAACTATTGATGTGACGTTACCTAGTCGTCATATTGAGATTGGTTCAAAGCATCCTCTTACTCGTACAGTTGAAGAAATTGAGGATTTATTCCTTGGATTAGGTTATGAAATTGTAGATGGTTATGAGGTTGAACAGGATTATTATAATTTTGAAGCTTTAAATTTACCTAAGTCACATCCTGCCCGAGATATGCAAGATAGTTTCTATATTACTGAAGAAATACTAATGCGTACACATACGTCACCAGTTCAGGCTCGAACAATGGAGAAACGTGGTGGACAGGGCCCCGTTAAAATAATATGTCCAGGTAAAGTGTACCGTCGAGACTCAGATGATGCGACACATAGTCATCAATTTACACAAATTGAAGGTTTAGTTATTGATAAAAATATTAAAATGAGTGATTTGAAAGGTACTTTAGAATTATTAGCCAAAAAGTTATTCGGGGCGGATCGTGAAATACGTCTGCGTCCAAGTTATTTCCCTTTCACAGAACCATCAGTTGAAGTAGATGTGTCTTGTTTCAAATGTAAAGGAGAGGGTTGTAATGTCTGCAAACACACAGGTTGGATTGAAATTTTAGGTGCTGGTATGGTACATCCAAACGTTCTTGAAATGGCGGGCTTTGATTCAAATGAATATTCAGGATTCGCATTTGGAATGGGGCCAGATCGTATCGCAATGTTGAAATATGGTATCGAAGATATTCGTCATTTCTATACAAATGATGTTAGATTCTTAGATCAATTTAAAGCAGTGGAAGATAGAGGTGACCAATAA
- the isdC gene encoding heme uptake protein IsdC, with amino-acid sequence MKVTYKALSFILVLLIFLVNWGPNVSYAAEGKSINFEVLKYNTNDTSMANDYFEKPAKLIEKDGKKVLQITVNHSHWITGMSIDGSKEKIISKDASKDMRTYEFVVNKASGKVNGTIAVYINEPVNGKPFKYDHHYNITFKFDGKDGGGATGSPNIVQDKSTVENPQTSGGIPAYTYLLPIVSLFILVTISVFTFKLKKGNE; translated from the coding sequence ATGAAAGTGACTTATAAAGCGTTAAGTTTTATTTTAGTTTTATTAATATTTTTAGTGAATTGGGGACCTAATGTAAGTTACGCAGCCGAAGGTAAGTCTATTAATTTTGAAGTTTTAAAATACAATACAAATGATACTTCAATGGCTAATGACTATTTTGAAAAGCCTGCAAAATTAATTGAAAAAGATGGAAAGAAAGTACTTCAAATTACAGTCAATCATAGTCATTGGATAACTGGAATGAGTATTGACGGTAGTAAAGAGAAAATTATTAGCAAAGATGCTAGTAAAGACATGAGAACATATGAATTTGTGGTAAACAAAGCTTCTGGTAAAGTAAATGGAACAATTGCAGTATATATCAATGAGCCAGTTAATGGTAAACCATTTAAATATGATCATCATTACAATATTACTTTTAAATTTGATGGTAAAGATGGTGGTGGAGCGACTGGTTCACCGAATATTGTCCAAGATAAATCAACTGTTGAAAATCCTCAAACTAGTGGTGGAATACCAGCATATACATATTTACTTCCTATAGTTTCTCTATTTATATTAGTTACAATTTCAGTTTTCACATTCAAATTAAAAAAAGGTAATGAATAA
- a CDS encoding NEAT domain-containing protein: protein MMKLFVIAFTLEISLSLNNDTYQVKADDKNLSSADYYIKESFEEDKKHAKRYSDHQEIKNKKKQAIEFYVRKQNNQDVSHMNEYVKHPGYIVNDGKQTYFVMTLLNREWWESYKFYQQDKELKVSITKEDKEQGTVTIQIPLINTKEEIKSLIHIKIPSIHYDHIYTTYIVMNHSEKKEEKINKEATQSKNSNHCNDKECQKETSKTENELHEIKNDNNHPNESKQPTQHDISSIQTINREKQNNFSNSNSNRLSNPSAVSPNHTITNTPTSLNTNSKYSQLPQLNPFKKEKEKPNPSFNRDADKKKVAKKEINQDMPSNHRSTYYLLGSIILLAILALITTYFVKRKSESKE, encoded by the coding sequence ATGATGAAATTATTCGTTATAGCGTTTACTTTAGAAATATCTTTATCTTTAAATAATGATACATATCAAGTAAAGGCTGATGATAAAAATTTATCATCAGCCGATTATTATATAAAAGAAAGCTTTGAAGAGGATAAAAAGCATGCGAAACGCTATAGTGATCATCAAGAAATCAAAAATAAGAAAAAGCAAGCTATAGAATTTTACGTTCGTAAACAGAATAATCAGGATGTTTCACATATGAATGAATATGTAAAACATCCAGGTTATATTGTTAATGACGGCAAACAAACTTATTTTGTAATGACATTATTAAATAGAGAATGGTGGGAAAGTTATAAATTTTATCAACAAGATAAAGAATTAAAAGTTAGTATTACGAAAGAGGATAAGGAACAAGGTACTGTTACCATTCAAATACCACTAATAAATACAAAAGAAGAAATAAAATCTCTTATCCATATTAAAATACCTTCGATACATTATGATCATATATATACAACTTACATCGTTATGAATCATAGCGAAAAGAAAGAAGAAAAAATTAACAAAGAAGCCACTCAGAGTAAAAATTCTAATCATTGTAATGATAAAGAGTGTCAAAAAGAAACGTCTAAAACGGAAAATGAACTTCATGAAATAAAAAATGATAATAATCATCCAAATGAGTCAAAACAGCCAACTCAACATGATATTTCTTCAATTCAAACTATTAATAGAGAAAAACAAAATAATTTTTCTAATTCAAATAGCAATCGATTATCAAATCCAAGCGCAGTTTCACCCAATCATACTATCACAAATACACCAACTAGTTTAAATACTAATTCTAAGTATAGCCAATTGCCTCAACTTAATCCTTTTAAAAAAGAAAAGGAAAAACCTAATCCAAGTTTCAATAGGGATGCTGATAAGAAAAAAGTTGCAAAAAAAGAAATTAATCAAGATATGCCCTCTAATCATAGAAGTACTTATTATCTTCTAGGATCCATTATTTTATTGGCAATTTTAGCTTTAATCACAACATATTTTGTTAAAAGAAAGAGTGAGTCGAAAGAATGA
- a CDS encoding antibiotic biosynthesis monooxygenase: protein MKFMAENKLKLDKGTAQDIIERFYTRHGIETLEGFKGMFVTNTKEQSDYDEVKILTLWESEQAFTDWLQSDVFKKAHRNVRHQSADASSPILENVVKKYDIGYQYFK from the coding sequence ATGAAATTTATGGCAGAAAATAAGTTAAAATTAGATAAAGGAACAGCACAAGATATAATTGAAAGGTTCTATACAAGACATGGCATTGAAACACTTGAAGGTTTTAAAGGGATGTTTGTAACAAACACTAAAGAACAATCAGATTATGATGAAGTAAAAATTTTAACGTTATGGGAATCTGAACAAGCTTTTACCGATTGGTTACAATCAGATGTGTTTAAAAAGGCACATAGAAACGTTCGTCATCAATCAGCGGATGCATCAAGTCCAATTCTTGAAAATGTAGTTAAGAAATATGATATTGGATATCAATACTTCAAATAA
- the srtB gene encoding class B sortase — protein MIKIVRIIQIVLIAVILVFSYQLFKTYFEDKASAKRYENLQQQFKSESMSNKNEVRPQFSKLESINKDIVGWIQLNGTSLNYPVLQGKTNHDYLRKDFDHEKTRKGSIFMDYRNSIKTPNANTIIYGHHMGDNTMFDVLEKYLKQSYFDQHKDIQYDTKYGKYQLEVFSAYRTTTKDNYIQTDFKTPSEFQQFINNTKNKSEIQSKVQINAQDKVVTLSTCEDAYNQTSGRIVVVAKLVKIN, from the coding sequence ATGATTAAAATCGTTAGGATTATTCAAATTGTATTGATAGCAGTTATTCTTGTATTTAGTTATCAATTGTTCAAAACTTACTTTGAAGACAAAGCGTCAGCCAAAAGATATGAAAATTTACAACAACAATTTAAGTCAGAGTCTATGTCCAATAAAAATGAGGTGCGCCCGCAATTTTCTAAATTAGAATCTATTAATAAAGATATTGTTGGTTGGATTCAACTTAATGGAACATCATTAAATTATCCAGTATTACAAGGTAAAACTAATCATGACTATTTAAGGAAAGATTTTGATCACGAAAAGACGCGCAAGGGAAGTATTTTTATGGATTATCGAAATTCTATAAAAACGCCTAATGCTAACACAATTATTTATGGTCACCATATGGGTGATAATACAATGTTTGATGTATTAGAAAAGTATTTAAAACAAAGTTACTTTGATCAGCATAAAGATATTCAATACGACACGAAATATGGAAAATATCAATTGGAAGTTTTTAGTGCATACCGCACTACTACGAAAGATAATTACATACAAACTGACTTTAAAACACCCTCTGAATTTCAACAATTTATAAATAATACTAAGAATAAATCAGAGATACAATCGAAAGTTCAAATTAATGCTCAAGACAAGGTAGTTACTTTGTCTACGTGTGAAGATGCTTATAACCAAACATCAGGAAGAATTGTAGTCGTGGCGAAATTAGTCAAAATAAATTAA